Proteins from a genomic interval of Aquabacterium sp. J223:
- a CDS encoding 3-deoxy-D-manno-octulosonic acid transferase, giving the protein MAGRVALSPRQALARAVYALALRLLLPLLLARLWWRGRREPGYRHAVAERLGWYSGPTPRPGALWLHAVSLGETRAAAPLVDALRAQRPGLHLLLTHGTATGREAGAALLKPGDLQCWLPFDTPGATRRFMARFRPVLGVLMETELWPHLQRAAVAAQVPVVLANARLSERSLARGRRLAALLQPAAASLTRVLAQTQDDAERLRAFGSGPVEVCGNLKFDLTPSPVLVERGQAWRRWLGRPVVLAASLREGEDAPLLAAWAALPEPRPLLLVVPRHPQRFDEVAERIVAAGLRLMRRSRWTDMPAAGSREADAWLGDSLGEMPLYYALADVALLGGSFAPLGGQNLIEAAACGCPVLMGPHTFNFAEAAELALQAGAAERVPDMAQAVQRAVALVQAPGRARRVEQALAFARAHRGATERTAQRLLPFLDRG; this is encoded by the coding sequence GGCGGTCTACGCGCTGGCCCTGCGGCTGCTGCTGCCGCTGCTGCTGGCGCGGCTGTGGTGGCGCGGGCGGCGCGAACCGGGCTATCGCCATGCGGTGGCCGAACGGCTCGGCTGGTACAGCGGCCCGACGCCGCGGCCCGGCGCGCTGTGGCTGCACGCGGTGTCGCTGGGCGAGACCCGCGCCGCCGCGCCGCTGGTCGACGCGCTGCGCGCCCAGCGTCCGGGCCTGCACCTGCTGCTGACCCACGGCACCGCCACCGGCCGCGAGGCCGGCGCCGCGCTGCTCAAGCCCGGCGACCTGCAATGCTGGCTGCCATTCGACACGCCGGGCGCCACGCGACGCTTCATGGCCCGCTTCCGGCCGGTGCTCGGCGTGCTGATGGAGACCGAGCTCTGGCCCCACCTGCAACGTGCCGCGGTGGCGGCCCAGGTGCCGGTGGTGCTGGCCAACGCCCGGCTGTCCGAGCGCAGCCTGGCCCGCGGCCGACGCCTGGCCGCGCTGCTGCAGCCGGCCGCCGCCTCGCTGACCCGGGTGCTGGCGCAGACCCAGGACGACGCCGAGCGGCTGCGCGCCTTCGGCAGCGGGCCGGTGGAGGTCTGCGGCAACCTGAAGTTCGACCTCACGCCGTCGCCGGTGCTGGTCGAGCGCGGGCAGGCCTGGCGCCGCTGGCTCGGCCGGCCGGTGGTGCTGGCGGCCAGCCTGCGCGAGGGCGAGGACGCGCCTTTGCTGGCCGCCTGGGCGGCGCTGCCCGAACCCCGACCGCTGCTGCTGGTGGTGCCGCGCCATCCGCAGCGCTTCGACGAGGTGGCCGAGCGCATCGTCGCCGCCGGCCTGCGGCTGATGCGCCGCAGCCGCTGGACCGACATGCCCGCCGCCGGCAGCCGCGAGGCCGACGCCTGGCTGGGCGACTCGCTGGGCGAGATGCCGCTGTACTACGCGCTGGCCGACGTGGCGCTGCTCGGCGGCAGCTTCGCCCCGCTGGGCGGGCAGAACCTGATCGAGGCCGCGGCCTGCGGCTGCCCGGTGCTGATGGGGCCGCACACCTTCAACTTCGCCGAGGCGGCCGAACTGGCGCTGCAGGCGGGCGCGGCCGAACGCGTGCCCGACATGGCGCAAGCGGTGCAGCGCGCGGTGGCGCTGGTGCAGGCACCCGGCCGTGCCCGCCGCGTCGAGCAGGCGCTTGCCTTCGCCCGCGCCCACCGCGGCGCCACCGAGCGCACGGCGCAGCGGCTGCTCCCGTTCCTCGACCGCGGCTGA